acatcgactgcggggtgacatggcttctcttatgttcttctgtgacacagagtgttggactggatgggccattggcctgatccaacagggcttctcttatgttgttatgtgacacagagtgttggactggaggggccattggcctgatccaacatggcttctcttatgttcttatgtgacacagagtgttggactggaggggccattggcctgatccaacagggcttctcttatgttcttatgtgacacagagtgttggactggaggggccattggcctgatccaacatggcttctcttatgttcttatgtgacacagagtgttggactggaggggccattggcctgatccaacatggcttctcttatgttcttatgtgacacagagtgttggactggaggggccactggcctgatccaacatggcttctcttatgttcttatgtgacacagagtgttggactggaggggccactggcctgatccaacatggcttctcttatgttcttatgtgacacagagtgttggactggaggggccattggcctgatccaacatggcttctctgatgttcttatgtgacacagagtgttggactggaggggccattggcctgatccaacatggcttctcttatgttcttatgtgacacagagtgttggactggaggggccactggcctgatccaacatggcttctcttatgttcttctgttcttaacaaagcaggagtccagtagcaccttgaagacccacaaagttttattcagaacggaagcttttgtgtgcatgcagactccTTCAGACGAGGAacgaggtacagtgagcagagataCATATAGTTTGTAGTGTTTAGAATGTACCATGTTGCGTTCTAAACCCCACAGtgtatatgtagctctgctttactgtacctcattccgcGTCTGAAggagtctgcatgcacacaaaagcttccgttctgaataaaactttgtgggtcttcaaggtgctattgGATTCCTGCTTTGTCAATTAGTTTGTTACCTGCTCTGCCATCAGGTGGTTTTTAAcagttttattgttatgttccattgattttaattgtctgattctgttgtaatctgccctgagcttgTTTGTGgggaagggcggagtataaatctacaaaaataaaataaaaataatcccgggagatctccagctaccacctggagatgaTCACAGAATCCCCCAGAGAAACACACCAAAGTCTGATGAATATACAGTAATATATTACATAGAACAAGAATGTTAGTCTATAACGATCTGTAGCAATAACAAGTTTGCTATTGCTATAGTATAGATtgttataaaggtaaaggtagtcccctgtgcaagcaccagtcgtatttgactctggggtgacattgctttcacaacgtttccacagcagactttttacgaggtggtttcccattgccttccccagtcatctactctttccctccagcaagctggggactcattttaccgacctcggaaggatggaaggctgagtctacctggagccggctacctgaaccagcttccgctgggattgaattcaggtcgtgagcagagggctccgactgcagtacactaaattgttcagggtggtgagaaccagagaggattatgaggcactccaaagggatctgttgaggctgggtgagtgggcgtcaacgtggcagatgaggttcaatgtggccaagtgcaaagtaatgcacatggggggcaaaaatcccagctacaaatacaagttgatggggtgtgaactggcagagactgaccaagagagagaccttggggtcgtggtagataactcactgaaaatgtcaagacagtgtgcgattgcaataaaaaaggccaacgccatgctgggaattattaggaagggaattgaaaacaaataagccagtatcataatgcctctgtatatattgatggtgcggtctcatttggaatactgtgtacaattctggtcactgcacctcaaaaaggatattatagcattggaaaaagtgcagaaaaaggaaactagaatgattaagggtttggaacactttctctatgaagaaaggttaaaatgcttggggttctttagcttagagaaacgtcgactgtggggtgtcatgatagaggtttacaagattatgcataggatggagaaagtagagaaagaagtccttttctccctttctcacaatacaagaactcgtgggcattcgatgaaattacttagcagtcgggttaaaacggataaaaggaagtacttcttcacccaaagggtgattaatatgtggaattcactgccacaagaggtggcggcggctacaagcatagccagcttcaagagggggttagataaaaatatggagcagaggtccattagtggttattagccacagtgtgtatatatataatttttttttggccactgtgtgacacagagtgttggactggattggccactggcctgatccaacatggcttctcttatgttcttatgtgacacagagtgttggactggaggggccattggcctaatccaacatggcttctcttatgttcttatgtgacacagagtgttggactggaggggccattggcctaatccaacatggcttctcttatgttcttatgtgactcagagtgttggactggaggggccactggcctgatccaacatggcttctcttatgttcttatgtgacacagagtgttggactggatgggccattggcctgatccaacatggcttctgttatgttcttatgttcagtactgcagctttaccactctgtgccacagggctcttatagaTTGTTATAGACTAACTTATTTTTCTTGTATCTAATATATTACCGCATAGTCATCAGACTTCAGTGTGTTTCTTTGGGGGATTTTGTGATATTTTCCCACTGGTTTTGTTTCCCAGTTCTAGAAGAAGATTTGAAGCAGGACTAACCAAGTCGatctcctgttcattgggactcctttgatggaactgggaaactttgggggaatttttattgctgtttagtctttgtatgattttgtttcaatacattcttagttatttggtcactatttatttattttattctatttatttctGGTGATTTCTATTTTGCCCTTTCCCaggtcgggctcagggcggattgcaacataaaaaataataattaaaatcacatcataagacaattaaatttaaacagttaaaaccattaaaaacgaAATAAAATAAGGCAGCGTCAGTGTACAGATATGACCATCCTTCACAGATTGGAACACAGGATGCGGTCAATGCAAGAAGGCCAATTAGCTGGTGTGAggacttgggttgccaatccccaggtgggggcaggggatcccccggtttggaggccctccccctgcttcagggtcgtcagaaagcggggggaggggagggaaatgtctgctgggaactctattataccctatggagatttattcccatagaaaatcatggagaattgatccacgggtatctagggcactggggggggctgttttttggggtagaggcaccaaatgttcagtatagcatctagtgcctcttcccaaaataccccccaagtttcaataagattggacaagggggtccaattctatgagccccaaaagaaggtgcccctatcttccattatttcctttggaaggaaggaatttaaaaggtgtgctatccctttaaatgtgatggccagaactccctttggagttcaattatgcttgtcacagccttgatcttgactccacccctaatgtctcctggtgccacccccaaagtctcctggctccacccccaaagtccccacatatttctttaattggacttggcaaccctagtgaggacgcccgtctgcctcagccaaaagcctggcggaacaactccgttttacaggccctctgaAATAGCAATAAATCCGGTAAGCCCcgcatctccttggggagctgattccaccaggttggggccaggactgaaaaggccctgtccctggtcgaggcaagccggacgtccttttgggccagggacggtCAGAAGATGTGGATTGGCCGATCATAGAGGCCTGTAACTTCGGTTGTGTTGTCTTtgcccacctgggggctggcaaccctatttggtagCAAAACCGAAGAAGGGGTTGGCATTAAAGGCAGCTGAAGGAAGATTTCTCCCACTGGaagtgctgtgagccgccctgagccaccttggtgcgaagggtgggatataaatcgtaaataaactaaactaaaaactaaACTATACAAATGTGTGCTGCGATTAAGTCAGGATTTGTTTCTTTGGTAAGATGGGTGCCAGCAAAACCTGCAGCCGTAACGTCTGGCCAGTTTCTCAcgcctccttttctttttctttgccagATAAAATTCGATAGCGATGGTGTCTGCGTCTGCTGCGAGCTGCAACATCAGACCTCGGGCTGCAGCAACCTCGGTGAGACGCTGAAACTGAACCCTCTGCAGGATTGCAACGTGGTCAGGCTCACGCTCAAGGTGAAAACTGAGACTGCCTGTTGGGCCGAGTTTGGTGGCCCCGTTCGACTGGTGAATAATCCATATTACCAgttaattcaggggtccccaacataagagaagccatgttgggtcaggccaatccagccccacactctgtgtcacacagtggccaaaaaacccaagtgccattaggaggtccaccagtggggccaggacacttgaagccctcccattgttgcaccccccaagcaccaagaatacagagcatcacgtcccagacagagagttccagcaatacgctgtggctaatagccactgatggacctctgctccagatgttgatccagtcccttcttgaagctgtcttacGTTTGCAGCcgccatcacttcctgtgacagtgagttccatgtgttaatcaccctttgggtgaagaatgacttccttttatcggttctaacccgactgctcagcaatttcattgaatgtccacgtgttttcctattgtgagaaacggagaaaagtacttctttctctactttctccatcccatgcattatcttgtaaacctctatcatgtcacccctcagttgatgtttctccaagctaaagagccccaagcattttaacctttcttcatggggaaagtgttccaaccctttaatcattctagttgcccttttctgcacttttcccaatattATAATACAGGTGTGGCCAACGTTaactctcaagatgttttttgcttacaactcccatcagcctcagccagcatggccaatggctggggctgatgggagttgtaggcaaaaaacacctggagagctaccgttggccagccctgctatAATACAGGTGTGGCCAACGTTaactctcaagatgttttttgcttacaactcccatcagcctcagccagcatggccaatggctggggctgatgggagttgtaggcaaaaaacacctggagagctaccgttggccagccctgctataatatcttttttgaggtgcggtgaccagaattgtacacagtactaaAAATGAGCcctcaacatggtgcccaccaacacctttccttgtGCCCactaaatgtttttagaaagtgggcagggccagttgGAACTTTTGCCCaataaggcttctgattggccactggagatgtgattgactgcagatttttaaaagcatagccgtggcaacagctgccaccacagctcaGGAACCTTCCCtctgtgactgaagggaagctgtggcagccattttgtgactgattctgcctaggcttcccaatccccaggtcccagcgggggatcccccggttttacaggctttccccgcccccagccagctggccggcggggaagcccctccccccacagccaccatgtacctctagatctccggcaggacctgcaaacaggcccggttttaaaatgtgtgtgctcctttaaattggagcaggaagtacttcatggggaagggttagcaacagcagacctcgtcagAGTGTAGCCCCTCGtcgttttgctttcgtttcagacaagtgagggtgtgtgtaaaagagggcagcgtagcccctgtactttccagacctcattgtggaggcaccagagacagttaagggggtgtgtgagtgagagggagaaagcggggggaggggagggaactccattattccctaaggagacttattcccataggaaataatggagaattgatccgcaggtatctggggctatggggggggctatttttttaggtagaggcaccaaatttgcagcatagcatccagtacctctccccaaaataccccccaagtttcaaaaagattggaccagggggtccaattctatgagccccaaaagaaggtgcccctatccttcattattttctatggagggaagggatttaaaagatgtgcggtccttttaaatgtgagggccagaacttcctttgcagttcagttgtgcttgtcactcacacccttgcttccggctccgccccaacgtctcctggctccactcccaaagtctcctggctccacccccaaagtccccagatatttcttgaattggacttggcaaccctaattccgcctccagcagcagccattttgcggcagcTGTGTCTGAATCAAAAAGGTCACCCACAGACTCAACTCCGGAGTTAACCTACAATTTAATAATATTTGGGATCCAGAATGTGTTTCTCTATGTGGccacctttctttttttaattgcacGATTTATTTGTCAGAAAGCATTGCTAGATTCAGGCGCGCTTCTCTTCCAGCGTTTCTTACTCCGTGCCGTATAACCCTGACAGATTTGCAGGCAACCTTTTGAATTCCCACTCATGCTCATTTGCTGTAACTTCTTTGTTAATTAACATTTGTTAATGCTGTTTGACTTCTTCAGTGTTGTTGGCTTTGCGGTATCGTGGGTTAGGGTGTCAGATAAGTACAGGCgaaagccaggttcaaatccccactcaaccataaagctttgctgggcaacctaacccactctcagcctaacctagttTGTAAGATGCTCATGAGGGTGAAgtagagaagaggagaggagtgTCATGACCTCCTCGAAGGAAAGGCGGGACAGGAATGTGATAGACAAGATACATTCAGAGTTGTGTTTCACTGCTGGTGATAATtggatgcagggttttttttgagccggaacgcacaggaacacagttccagctggcttggcatcagggtgtgtgacctaatatgcaaatgagtccctgctgggccttttcccaCAAAATAGCCCTGATTGGATGTATGTACATATAAAGTTGCCTACTGCTGAagcagatccttggtccatcataagaacataagagaagccatgttggatcaggccaatggcccatccagtccaacactctgtgtcacacagtggccagaaaacccaaggtgccatcaggagatccatcagtggggtcaggacactagaagccctcccactatgctcccccaagcaccaagaatgcagagcatcactgccccagatagagagttccaacaatacattgtggttaataaccactgatggacctctgctccatgtaagaacataagagaagccctgttggatttggccaatggcccatccagtccaacactctgtgtcacagaggagtggggaatcaaacccggtttgacTTGCAACCAAGGGAATTTCTCTCCCAGGAGACCCAAGTcaaacccatccagtccaacactctgtgtcacacagtggccaaaaaacccaggtgccatcaggaggtccatcagcagggccaggacaccagaagccctcaccctgttgtccctcccaagcaccaagaatacagagcatcacttgccccagacagagttccaacaatatgctgtggctaatagccactgatggacctctgctccagttgtttatccaatcccttcttgaaggtggctatgcttgtagccgccgccacctcctgtgtcagtaaattccacatgttaatcaccctttgggtgaagaagtactttcttttaagacatacttcCTATCATTTTAATTCATCTTACTTGTACTTTtaatcttgtttttaattgttttaattcttgtcataacctcctttggcagtgaattccgtgtgttaataggtcagtcttgtctactcagactggcagcagttctccagggtctcaggccgaggtcttccccatcacctcctgcctggtccttttatctggagatgctggggattgaaccggggac
The nucleotide sequence above comes from Heteronotia binoei isolate CCM8104 ecotype False Entrance Well unplaced genomic scaffold, APGP_CSIRO_Hbin_v1 ptg000721l, whole genome shotgun sequence. Encoded proteins:
- the LOC132590779 gene encoding protein ENTREP2-like; the protein is IKFDSDGVCVCCELQHQTSGCSNLGETLKLNPLQDCNVVRLTLKDLLFTVCALNILSTIVCALATAMCCMQMVSSDVLQM